A part of Gadus morhua chromosome 17, gadMor3.0, whole genome shotgun sequence genomic DNA contains:
- the htra3b gene encoding serine protease HTRA3 isoform X1 yields the protein MQVLLFATVLLHLNHFANAELKASKCPARCDVSSCPSPSCPSGYVPDRCNCCLACAQAEGEPCSRKDELPCGEGLECKHPAGKRLFPLKGVCQCRQGHKICGSDGKTYGNSCQQKAASREALQKGRPAIEQAHKGPCESSTGVSHPTSPRYKFNFIADVVEKIAPAVVHIELFLRHPLFGRNVPLSSGSGFVMSDTGLIVTNAHVVSSSSALSGQQQLKVQMCDGDVYEANIKDIDKKSDIATIKINPSKRLPMLSLGHSADLRPGEFVVAIGSPFALQNTVTTGIVSTAQRDGKELGIRDSDMDYIQTDAIINYGNSGGPLVNLDGEVIGINTLKVAAGISFAIPSDRITRFLNESVDKHSKEVRSVKKRFIGIRMLTITPTLVEELKQQNPDFPQVAKGIYVHEVVAQSPAQKGGIRDGDIIVKLNGRPLLTTADLQGALLEESSLLLEVRRGNDDLLFNIEPDVIMQ from the exons atgcaGGTACTACTGTTTGCCACCGTGCTTCTTCACCTCAACCACTTTGCCAACGCAGAACTCAAAGCGAGCAAGTGCCCGGCGCGCTGCGACGTCTCCAGCTGTCCGAGCCCCAGCTGCCCCAGCGGGTACGTCCCGGACCGCTGCAACTGCTGCCTTGCGTGCGCACAGGCTGAGGGCGAGCCGTGCAGCCGCAAAGACGAGCTGCCCTGTGGGGAAGGGCTGGAGTGCAAGCACCCGGCGGGCAAACGGCTGTTCCCCCTAAAGGGCGTCTGTCAGTGCAGACAGGGCCACAAGATTTGCGGCTCCGATGGGAAGACCTACGGGAACTCGTGCCAGCAGAAGGCGGCGAGCAGGGAGGCCCTGCAGAAGGGACGTCCCGCTATCGAACAGGCGCACAAGGGACCGTGCGAGAGCAGCACCG GTGTATCCCATCCTACCAGTCCCCGCTACAAGTTCAACTTCATCGCCGACGTGGTGGAGAAGATAGCGCCGGCCGTCGTTCACATTGAGCTGTTCCTCAG GCACCCCCTGTTCGGACGTAACGTCCCCCTGTCCAGCGGGTCTGGGTTTGTGATGTCCGACACGGGCCTCATCGTGACCAACGCTCACGTGGTCTCCAGCTCTTctgctctgtctgggcagcagCAGCTCAAG GTCCAGATGTGCGACGGCGATGTGTACGAGGCGAATATCAAAGACATCGACAAAAAGTCGGACATCGCTACGATCAAAATAAACCCATCG AAAAGGTTGCCGATGTTATCGCTGGGCCACAGCGCTGACCTGCGGCCCGGGGAGTTTGTGGTCGCCATCGGCAGCCCCTTCGCCCTCCAGAACACCGTTACCACGGGGATAGTGAGCACGGCCCAGAGGGACGGCAAGGAGCTGGGCATCAGAGACTCTGACATGGACTACATACAGACCGACGCCATCATCAAC TACGGAAATTCAGGAGGGCCTTTGGTCAACTTG gatgGCGAGGTCATCGGGATCAACACCCTGAAGGTGGCGGCGGGAATCTCCTTCGCCATCCCCTCAGACCGAATCACCCGCTTCCTCAACGAGTCGGTGGACAAGCACAGCAAAG AGGTCCGATCCGTCAAAAAGCGCTTCATCGGAATTCGGATGCTGACCATTACACCCAC gctggtggaggagctgaagcaGCAGAACCCTGACTTTCCCCAGGTGGCCAAAGGGATATATGTCCATGAGGTCGTCGCTCAATCCCCCGCACAGAA GGGCGGTATCCGGGACGGCGACATCATCGTGAAACTGAACGGCCGACCGCTGCTGACCACGGCCgacctgcagggggcgctgctCGAGGAGTCGTCCCTCCTGCTTGAGGTCCGCCGGGGCAACGACGACCTGCTCTTCAACATCGAGCCCGACGTCATCATGCAGTAG
- the htra3b gene encoding serine protease HTRA3 isoform X2 yields MSDTGLIVTNAHVVSSSSALSGQQQLKVQMCDGDVYEANIKDIDKKSDIATIKINPSKRLPMLSLGHSADLRPGEFVVAIGSPFALQNTVTTGIVSTAQRDGKELGIRDSDMDYIQTDAIINYGNSGGPLVNLDGEVIGINTLKVAAGISFAIPSDRITRFLNESVDKHSKEVRSVKKRFIGIRMLTITPTLVEELKQQNPDFPQVAKGIYVHEVVAQSPAQKGGIRDGDIIVKLNGRPLLTTADLQGALLEESSLLLEVRRGNDDLLFNIEPDVIMQ; encoded by the exons ATGTCCGACACGGGCCTCATCGTGACCAACGCTCACGTGGTCTCCAGCTCTTctgctctgtctgggcagcagCAGCTCAAG GTCCAGATGTGCGACGGCGATGTGTACGAGGCGAATATCAAAGACATCGACAAAAAGTCGGACATCGCTACGATCAAAATAAACCCATCG AAAAGGTTGCCGATGTTATCGCTGGGCCACAGCGCTGACCTGCGGCCCGGGGAGTTTGTGGTCGCCATCGGCAGCCCCTTCGCCCTCCAGAACACCGTTACCACGGGGATAGTGAGCACGGCCCAGAGGGACGGCAAGGAGCTGGGCATCAGAGACTCTGACATGGACTACATACAGACCGACGCCATCATCAAC TACGGAAATTCAGGAGGGCCTTTGGTCAACTTG gatgGCGAGGTCATCGGGATCAACACCCTGAAGGTGGCGGCGGGAATCTCCTTCGCCATCCCCTCAGACCGAATCACCCGCTTCCTCAACGAGTCGGTGGACAAGCACAGCAAAG AGGTCCGATCCGTCAAAAAGCGCTTCATCGGAATTCGGATGCTGACCATTACACCCAC gctggtggaggagctgaagcaGCAGAACCCTGACTTTCCCCAGGTGGCCAAAGGGATATATGTCCATGAGGTCGTCGCTCAATCCCCCGCACAGAA GGGCGGTATCCGGGACGGCGACATCATCGTGAAACTGAACGGCCGACCGCTGCTGACCACGGCCgacctgcagggggcgctgctCGAGGAGTCGTCCCTCCTGCTTGAGGTCCGCCGGGGCAACGACGACCTGCTCTTCAACATCGAGCCCGACGTCATCATGCAGTAG